GCTAGGTATCACATGTCCCTCCCTCGCTCTGGCCTCAAGCGCCCGCCACCTTGTGCATCCCCGCGGGCAGTCCTCTCCGTCCTGGAAGGAATATTCCTCAGGACCGCCGCTCCGGTAGCACTCCTGTCACGTTCCCCAAAGATTTCAAGGCGTGACCGATGCGCCCGTTCGCCCCAGGACCCGGCCTCCCGACGCGCTTTTGAGGAATGTTCTCCTCTGGGCCTTTTGGGCGTTGGGAACCCCCGCCCAGGCGGGTCTCGCAGACCCCACTCCCTGCCCCCCGGTATTCCCGGGGGGGAGCAACATCGCGCCCGAGGCACATCTTACCACTTCCTCGGCGTATACCGACGAGCAGGGCGTCACCCATGACGGTTGCCGGGCGGCCGATGGGCGCATCGGGCCCGGGAATGAGTGGGTGTCCGCGTGGGAGCTGAACCCGTGGATCAAACTGGAGTGGGACACGCCCCGGACCCTTCAGGCCGTCGACCTGTATGACCGGGTGAATGCCTGGCCCAACGTGAACGCGGGCACCCTGAGCTTCAGTGACAACACGGTGGTGGAGGTCACCGGCATCCCCCCGGACGGGGCCCTCAAGGCCATCACGTTCGCGCCCAAGACGGTGACGTGGATGAAGTTCGAGGCCACGGGGGGCACGGGCAACCTCAATGGCCTGGCGGAGATCGCCGCCGGAGAGGTCCAGCCCGTCACCCGGAGCTACGCCCGCAGCGAGTCCGTCAACCTGGTCTTCTGGCCCGGCGTCCGGCTGACCTCCAGCACGCCGTCCAACGTGGGGGTGCGCCAGCTCGCCACGAAGTTCGGCGAGGACGCGAACAACTACCATGACTTCCCCAACGCCTCGTGGCTCCAGCTCGACCTGGGCCCCGGCAACGTGCAACACATTCACAAGGTGCGCCTGCGCTTTGGCGAGGCCAGCCTGAGCGCCACGGGCTACAAGATCTGGGTCGGCAACGAGCCCACCCCCGAGAACAACACGCTGGCCGCCGACGTGCGGGGCAACACGAAGCCCATCGTGACGGCCCAGTTCCCGGCGATCCCCGGGCGCTTCGTGCGCGTGCAGGTGTTCAGCGCCCCCTCGGCCGTCCGGCCCATCCGGGTGGACGGGCTGTCGGTCTACTCGACCGATCCGAAGCAGGTGACCCGGCACTATCCGGTGAACGGGCGAGGCTCCGGCAAGGCGAAGCTCGAGCCCCTGCGGGGCTGGGGCTGGTACCACGCCTCCCGAAAGGCGAGCAACCTCCTGTCCGAGGAGCCGGTGGCCACGGGCCCTGATGACCGGCGCGACAGCACCCAGCAGCTCGACCTGGCCTACGAGGGCGCGGCGTTCCGCGTCCAGCTCGATGACACCTATGCCCTGGAGAAGATGATCCTCGGGTTTGGCCGCGCGCCCGTCGCCCCGGTGGCCCTCAAGGTCGAGCTGTCCGTGGATGACCGCTACTACCACACGGTCTTCGACGGCGACGCGCCCCCGGGCCATGCGCCGGTGCTCACGTGGTCCACGGACGGGGGCCACGGGGATGCGAAATATGTCCGCGTCACGCTGCCCCGGACGGCGGCGCCCCCTCACGCGAGGGTGTTGTCGCGCCTGGAGCTGTATGGTTTGCCCGTCACCGCCCGGCCCCTCCCCCCGGAGGGGCCCCCCGAGGGCTCCGTGCAGGCCGGCAGCCTGGAGGTTCCCTACGACGGCTACCTCAGCGCCGCCATCTATGACGCCCGCGGCCGGCTCGTCCGGACGCTCAAGAGCCGCGAGCCCGTGGCCAAGGGCCCGGACCGCCCGCTCTACTGGGACGGCCAGGATGACTTTGGCCAGGCGCTGCCCGAGGGGCCGTATCAATGGAAGGCCGTTGTCAGCCAGGTGTCCTCCCGGGACGATGGCAGCGTGGGCAACACCGGCAATCCCTCTCATGGCCTGACCCATGCGCCGCACCAGGCCGCCGCCCTGGCGTATGACCCGGATGGCTCTCTTTACACGGCCAGCTCCTGGGAGGAGTCCGCCACGGAGCTGCGCCGCTACAAGCCCAACGGCACGCCAGACTGGGCCTTGCCCGCCAAGCTCAGCCTCGCCGTGGCCGCCGATGGCGAGTTTGTCTATGTGGCCCAGTGGAAGGAGCAGGATGGCCTCATGGCCAACGTGGTGAACCGCCACCGCGCTGGGGATGGCACCCGCGAGCCCTTTCCCGGCACGGCCGGCGGCGCCTTGCTCATCAATCCCCCCGCCGCCAACCCCAAGCCCGTGGGCCAGCGCCGGGCCACGGCGGACCAGAGCCGGTGGTTCGTGGGTGTGAATGGACTGGCCGTGGACACCACGTGCCTCTGGGTGAGCAACTACCGCCAGAACCGGGTCGAGTGTTACGCGAAGTCCTCCGGCACGCTCCAGGGCGCGTTCGCCGTGAACCGGCCCCTCGGCATCGCGGCCGATGGCCGCGGCTTCGTGTGGGTGGCCCAGGAGGGCCACCGCGTCACCCAGTACCGCACCGCCCTGCCCCCTGCATCCTCCTGGGGCATCCCCGTGGGCAGCCTCTCCGGCCTGGCGGACCCGTATGCCGTCGCGCTGGGGGTGGGCGGGACGCAGCTGTTCCTGACCGAGCACGGCACCGGAAGCGTGCGGGTGTATGGCACCGCCCAGGGCGGGCTGCTGGCCACCCATGGCCAGCAGGCACTGCCGGGCCCCCTGCAAGCGGATCATTTCCGGCTGGGCCACCGGGCGGGAATCGCCGCGGACGCCGAGGGCCGCTACACCGTCGCGGACACCGGCAACCACCGCTTGCAATGGTTCCACGCCGATGGACGCCTCCGGCGCTCCATGAGCAGTGAGTTCATCTCCGCCCCGTTCGTCGATGAGACCGGGACCCTGCCCCACACCGTGCTCAGTGGGCCGCGCCAGTACACCGTCGACCCCACCACCGGGGCCTGGCAATACACACACAACTGGACGCCCGGCGACAACGCCTTCGTCGATGAGGTCTCCAAGCGGCGCCGGCTCCGGGTAAATCCCCACCAGGGCCCGCCTCTTTACCGAGACTTCCTTTTCTATACCGCCGATGGGTTCCGGGGAGGTGTGACTGTCTATCTGCTCGAACCCGGGGACACCGGGATGCGCCGGGCCGCGAGCCTGGGCTTCGGCTGGACCGGGGCCGATGACAACACACTCCCCGGCAACCGGTGCTTCCAGTGGATCGACTCCTCCGCGGATGGACGGGTGGATCCCTCATCCGAGGTGTCGTTCCCGGAGACGTGCATTGCCGGAGACATGCACGTCTGGGTTAGCGAGACGGGGGACCTCTGGTTCTCGCAGACCTCCCCCGCCGAAGGCGCGGTGGTCATCCCGCTCCAGGGCTTCGACGCGAACCACAACCCCATCTATCGCTTCGAGGCCCGGTACACCGTGCTGCCGCCGGACCCCTCGCCCACGAATTACCGCGCGGCGGTGATCCGCTCGATTCCTGGCAGCCCGCGGTTCCTGACGCTCGGCGCGACGGCCCAGAGTGACGCGGCCCGGGGCACCGCGGGCTTCGGGAATGGCCACGTCGTCACGCTTCACCACCCGGATGGCTCGGAGAAGGTGCGCGTCCATCTCCCCGACGAGTGGAAAGCCTTCACCCTCGCCGCGGATGGCGAGTATTGGTACACGGGCCACTCGCGCGACGACCAGCATTGGGTCCAC
The Stigmatella aurantiaca genome window above contains:
- a CDS encoding DUF7402 domain-containing protein produces the protein MTDAPVRPRTRPPDALLRNVLLWAFWALGTPAQAGLADPTPCPPVFPGGSNIAPEAHLTTSSAYTDEQGVTHDGCRAADGRIGPGNEWVSAWELNPWIKLEWDTPRTLQAVDLYDRVNAWPNVNAGTLSFSDNTVVEVTGIPPDGALKAITFAPKTVTWMKFEATGGTGNLNGLAEIAAGEVQPVTRSYARSESVNLVFWPGVRLTSSTPSNVGVRQLATKFGEDANNYHDFPNASWLQLDLGPGNVQHIHKVRLRFGEASLSATGYKIWVGNEPTPENNTLAADVRGNTKPIVTAQFPAIPGRFVRVQVFSAPSAVRPIRVDGLSVYSTDPKQVTRHYPVNGRGSGKAKLEPLRGWGWYHASRKASNLLSEEPVATGPDDRRDSTQQLDLAYEGAAFRVQLDDTYALEKMILGFGRAPVAPVALKVELSVDDRYYHTVFDGDAPPGHAPVLTWSTDGGHGDAKYVRVTLPRTAAPPHARVLSRLELYGLPVTARPLPPEGPPEGSVQAGSLEVPYDGYLSAAIYDARGRLVRTLKSREPVAKGPDRPLYWDGQDDFGQALPEGPYQWKAVVSQVSSRDDGSVGNTGNPSHGLTHAPHQAAALAYDPDGSLYTASSWEESATELRRYKPNGTPDWALPAKLSLAVAADGEFVYVAQWKEQDGLMANVVNRHRAGDGTREPFPGTAGGALLINPPAANPKPVGQRRATADQSRWFVGVNGLAVDTTCLWVSNYRQNRVECYAKSSGTLQGAFAVNRPLGIAADGRGFVWVAQEGHRVTQYRTALPPASSWGIPVGSLSGLADPYAVALGVGGTQLFLTEHGTGSVRVYGTAQGGLLATHGQQALPGPLQADHFRLGHRAGIAADAEGRYTVADTGNHRLQWFHADGRLRRSMSSEFISAPFVDETGTLPHTVLSGPRQYTVDPTTGAWQYTHNWTPGDNAFVDEVSKRRRLRVNPHQGPPLYRDFLFYTADGFRGGVTVYLLEPGDTGMRRAASLGFGWTGADDNTLPGNRCFQWIDSSADGRVDPSSEVSFPETCIAGDMHVWVSETGDLWFSQTSPAEGAVVIPLQGFDANHNPIYRFEARYTVLPPDPSPTNYRAAVIRSIPGSPRFLTLGATAQSDAARGTAGFGNGHVVTLHHPDGSEKVRVHLPDEWKAFTLAADGEYWYTGHSRDDQHWVHMYDEDGLLIATMRPGAPSRWGAGWMDHASSLTARREPGTHTHYVYAEDVYWGRMIRYATEVPPDSLSRSGGHFTFSR